Proteins from one Fragaria vesca subsp. vesca linkage group LG6, FraVesHawaii_1.0, whole genome shotgun sequence genomic window:
- the LOC101310819 gene encoding probable glutamate carboxypeptidase 2-like — MIKTATAAFLAILTSLTFLLFLYSPTTPKSSYHSLFISASLSSNTSISRHLHTLTRRPHVAGTPANAEAATYVLSIFTSSNLRSRITPYHVALTYPISRSLTLTPSPSSPPVNFDLQQETYPGDPYADVAAEVVPTFHAFAKSGDVAGDVVYVNYGRLEDYETLNKMGVNVSGAVVLARYGEIYRGSIVQIAYEEGAVGVLVYSDRKDYGGGGGGRWFPEEKWLPSSGVQVGTVYNGLGDPTTPGWASTEEECERLSDEEMDQGGDLPLIPSLPISGADGEAILRAVGGQVAKDDWQGSGNAPTYRVGPGPGAVHLSYTGKQVIEKIENVIGVIEGEEEPDRFVILGNHRDAWTFGAVDPNSGTAALLEIAQRLGKLQEKGWKPRRTIILCNWDAEEYGLIGSTEWVEENRNMLASRAIAYLNVDSAVHGQGFRASATPQLDELLKQATQQVKDPDNSSQTLYQAWVGSGSSPTIGRLGSGNSDFAAFVQYIGIPSADMTFGKGYPVYHSMYDDFVWMEKFGDPSFHRHVAVASLWGLVALWLADAEFLPFDYTSYALELQKYMKNLEVEILDKNINLTPLFKSIEELKEAATIINNQRRKNRFKVREVNDRLMMAERAFTDQDGLFGRSWYKHLIYGPSRNDVYGSESFPGIDEAIVKAKRLKTAESWKFVQHEVWRVARAVRHAAKVINGELT, encoded by the exons ATGATCAAAACAGCCACCGCGGCTTTCCTAGCCATACTCACCTCCTTAACCTTCCTCCTCTTCCTCTATTCTCCGACGACCCCCAAATCCTCCTACCACTCCCTCTTCATCTCCGCTTCCCTCTCTTCCAACACCTCCATCTCCCGCCACCTCCATACCCTCACGCGCCGCCCCCACGTCGCCGGAACCCCGGCCAACGCCGAAGCCGCCACCTACGTCCTCTCCATCTTCACCTCCTCCAATCTCCGATCCCGCATCACCCCCTACCACGTGGCACTCACTTACCCTATCTCCCGCTCCCTAACCCTAACTCCTTCACCTTCTTCACCACCCGTCAACTTCGACCTCCAACAAGAAACCTACCCCGGCGACCCCTACGCTGACGTGGCAGCCGAGGTTGTCCCCACTTTTCACGCTTTTGCTAAGTCCGGGGACGTCGCCGGCGACGTGGTTTACGTCAACTACGGGAGGTTGGAGGACTACGAAACTCTTAACAAAATGGGGGTCAACGTTTCTGGTGCAGTTGTGTTGGCTAG GTATGGGGAGATTTATAGGGGGAGCATAGTGCAGATTGCTTATGAGGAAGGAGCGGTTGGGGTTTTGGTGTATTCGGATCGGAAGGACTACGGCGGAGGCGGCGGAGGGAGGTGGTTTCCGGAGGAAAAGTGGCTGCCGTCGAGTGGGGTACAGGTGGGGACGGTTTATAATGGGTTAGGGGACCCGACTACGCCGGGGTGGGCGAGTACTGAAGAAGAGTGTGAGAGGCTTTCCGATGAGGAAATGGACCAGGGTGGGGATTTGCCTTTGATACCTTCACTGCCTATTTCTGGTGCTGATGGGGAGGCTATTTTGAGGGCCGTTGGAGGACAGGTGGCGAAGGATGATTGGCAGGGGAGTGGGAATGCCCCAACTTATAGGGTTGGTCCAGGTCCTGGGGCTGTGCATCTTAGTTACACT GGAAAGCAAGTCATAGAAAAAATTGAGAATGTGATTGGTGTCATAGAAGGTGAAGAAGAACCTGATAG ATTTGTCATTCTAGGTAATCACCGCGATGCTTGGACATTTGGAGCTGTTGACCCAAATAGTGGCACTGCAGCACTGCTAGAG ATTGCTCAAAGATTGGGGAAGCTACAGGAAAAAGGGTGGAAACCTCGACGCACGATTATCTTGTGCAATTGGGATGCTGAAGAATACGGCCTG ATAGGATCAACTGAATGGGTAGAAGAAAACAGAAACATGCTAGCTTCGAGGGCTATTGCTTACTTGAATGTCGACAGTGCAGTACATGGGCAAGGGTTCCGGGCCTCAGCCACTCCACAGCTTGATGAACTTCTTAAGCAAGCTACTCAACAG GTCAAAGATCCCGATAACTCATCACAAACTCTCTACCAAGCATGGGTTGGTTCCGGCAGTTCTCCCACA ATTGGCAGGTTGGGAAGTGGAAATTCTGATTTTGCAGCTTTTGTTCAATATATTGGAATTCCGTCAGCTGATATGACTTTCGGTAAAG GATACCCAGTATACCATTCCATGTATGATGACTTTGTATGGATGGAAAAATTTGGTGATCCTTCCTTTCATAGGCATGTTGCAG TGGCAAGTTTATGGGGTTTGGTAGCTCTTTGGCTAGCAGATGCAGAGTTTTTGCCTTTCGATTACACATCCTATGCGCTGGAGCTACAG AAATACATGAAGAACTTGGAAGTTGAGATCTTAGATAAGAACATAAACCTAACTCCTCTGTTCAAGTCCATTGAGGAGCTTAAAGAAGCAGCCACAATCATAAACAACCAGCGAAGG AAAAATCGTTTTAAGGTGAGAGAGGTGAATGACAGACTAATGATGGCCGAGCGTGCGTTTACAGATCAAGATGGACTTTTTGGAAGGTCATGGTATAAGCATTTG ATTTATGGCCCCTCAAGGAACGATGTCTATGGATCTGAATCATTCCCCGGCATAGATGAAGCCATTGTGAAGGCAAAGAGACTGAAGACAGCAGAGTCATGGAAATTCGTACAACATGAAGTTTGGAGAGTCGCTAGAGCTGTGAGACATGCAGCAAAAGTCATCAATGGTGAATTAACATGA
- the LOC101311111 gene encoding mitochondrial arginine transporter BAC2-like, with product MEDFVASSWGREFVAGGFGGIAGIISGHPLDTIRIMQQSSKTGSAISILRNVVATQGPTALYRGITAPLASITFQSAIVFQTYAILSRALDPSSVSPNDPPSYEGVALGGFGVGAVQSLMISPVELVKIRLQLQTGTQKGPIDVAKSIMKAEGLKGMYRGLTITMLRDAPAHAFYFSTYEYMREQLHPGCRKTGKENLRATLVAGGLAGVASWLSCYPLDVVKTRLQAQSMSPLPKYTGIVDCFRKSVREDGHGVLWRGLGTAVSRAFLVNGVIFAAYELALKCIGSRGSVVLADNAVL from the exons ATGGAAGACTTTGTTGCTAGCAGTTGGGGAAGAGAGTTTGTAGCTGGAGGGTTTGGAGGCATTGCTGGTATAATCTCAGGGCACCCACTTGACACTATTAGAATCATGCAACAAAGTTCAAAAACAGGTTCTGCTATCAGCATTCTTCGCAATGTCGTCGCCACACAAGGCCCAACTGCCCTCTACAGAGGCATAACTGCCCCCTTGGCCTCCATCACATTTCAG AGTGCCATTGTTTTCCAGACATATGCTATTCTCTCTCGAGCTCTGGATCCATCATCGGTTTCTCCTAATGACCCTCCTTCTTACGAAGGTGTTGCTCTAGGAGGATTTGGGGTTGGTGCTGTGCAGAGTTTGATGATCAGCCCAGTAGAACTTGTGAAAATCCGTCTTCAGCTGCAAACCGGGACACAAAAAGGCCCCATAGATGTTGCCAAGAGCATAATGAAAGCAGAAGGGCTAAAAGGAATGTATAGAGGCTTAACCATCACCATGCTAAGGGATGCACCCGCTCATGCTTTCTACTTTTCTACTTATGAGTACATGAGAGAGCAGCTTCACCCGGGATGTAGAAAAACCGGCAAAGAGAACTTGCGAGCTACTTTGGTGGCTGGAGGACTAGCAGGAGTAGCTAGCTGGCTTAGTTGTTATCCCTTGGATGTTGTAAAAACAAGATTGCAGGCTCAATCAATGTCCCCTCTACCAAAATACACAGGAATTGTTGATTGCTTCAGGAAAAGTGTGAGGGAGGACGGGCACGGCGTGCTGTGGCGAGGACTAGGAACTGCGGTTTCTAGAGCGTTTCTTGTTAATGGGGTTATCTTTGCAGCTTATGAGCTTGCTTTGAAGTGCATAGGCAGCAGGGGAAGTGTGGTTCTAGCAGATAACGCAGTCTTGTAA
- the LOC101311400 gene encoding mitochondrial arginine transporter BAC2-like has product MDFWPEFLANSWGKEFVAGGFGGIAGIVSGYPLDTVRILQQNSKGGSAFNILRNVISKEGPTALYRGMGAPLASITFQNAMVFQSYAILSGALDPSVSTKDPPSYKGVALGGVGAGALQSLILSPVELVKIRLQLQTKTQKGPREVAKSIMKAEGLRGLYRGLGITILRDAPAHGLYFWTYEYTREQLHPGCRKSGEESLQTMLVAGGLAGVASWISCYPLDVVKTRLQAQSSYPPPKYTGIVDCFRKSVRADGYAVLWRGLGTAVSRAFLVNGAIFAAYEIALRCLFSNGSIPQENAMPAE; this is encoded by the exons ATGGATTTCTGGCCGGAGTTTCTTGCAAACAGCTGGGGAAAAGAATTTGTGGCAGGAGGATTTGGAGGCATTGCTGGTATAGTATCTGGGTATCCACTTGACACTGTTAGAATTTTGCAGCAGAATTCCAAAGGTGGCTCTGCTTTTAACATTCTTCGCAATGTCATCTCCAAAGAAGGCCCTACTGCCCTTTACAGGGGCATGGGTGCTCCCTTGGCATCCATCACATTTCAG AATGCTATGGTTTTCCAGTCATACGCCATTCTCTCTGGGGCTCTTGATCCATCAGTGTCCACTAAAGATCCTCCTTCTTACAAAGGTGTTGCTCTAGGAGGAGTTGGGGCAGGTGCTTTGCAGAGTCTAATCCTCTCCCCAGTAGAACTCGTAAAAATCCGGCTTCAACTGCAAACCAAAACCCAAAAAGGACCCAGAGAAGTTGCGAAAAGCATAATGAAAGCAGAAGGGTTAAGAGGATTATATAGAGGCCTCGGCATTACTATTCTCAGGGATGCACCAGCTCATGGTTTGTACTTTTGGACTTATGAGTATACGAGAGAGCAACTTCATCCTGGCTGTAGAAAATCCGGCGAAGAGAGCTTACAAACAATGTTGGTGGCAGGAGGGCTAGCAGGAGTAGCTAGCTGGATTTCTTGTTATCCGTTGGATGTGGTAAAAACCAGATTACAGGCTCAATCTTCATACCCTCCACCGAAATATACTGGCATAGTTGATTGCTTCAGGAAAAGTGTGAGAGCTGATGGTTACGCCGTGCTGTGGCGAGGACTTGGAACTGCGGTTTCTAGAGCCTTTCTGGTGAATGGGGCTATTTTTGCGGCCTATGAGATTGCTCTGAGGTGCCTTTTCAGCAATGGAAGCATTCCACAAGAGAATGCAATGCCTGCAGAGTGA